In Actinomycetota bacterium, the DNA window TTGGGGCAGAAGTGGACGGGTTGGTGCGCCTGGCGGACGTCACGCAGACGCGCGCGCTCGACTTTGGTGGGTGCTCGGGCTAGGGGTCGCTAGCAGGCGGCGCTGAGGATCCGGTACGGGTTGACCGGGTTGCCGCCGTTGGGGTGCCACTCGAAGTGCAGGTGCGGACCCGAGCAGTTCCCCGTACACCCGACTCGACCCATGAACTCGCCCATCTGAACCGACTGGCCGACTCTGACCGAACGGCTGGACAAGTGCGCGTACCACCACTCGTCTCCACCGGAGTCGCGGATGATGATTCCAAGGCCCATCCAGTTGCCGGTCGGGGTGTCCACCACGCGCGCAGGCATCGCTGCTCGTACGGGCTGACCGCTGTTGGCGCGAATGTCGTTCCCCGCGTGCGGACCGCCGCGCCGGGCGTCGCCCCAGTCGTTGGAAACCGATACGGGACCGCCGACCGGACACAGGAATCCGCGACCACCGGATCGCGATGCGCGCGCGCCCAAGCGCGCGCCGAACTTCTTGACCAGCGCCTGCAGCTTCGTCAGCTCCGCGAGTTTCGCGTTGAGTTCCTTGCGGCGCGCGCTCATCTCGTTGCGGCCGGCCGTGGCGCGCTTGACTGCCGACCGCAGAGCGGCGGACTGGACCCTCGACCGAGCGCGAAGCGCCTGGACTTCTTCGAGGAGTTCCTGCTCGCCCATCCGGACCTGCTCGAGGTAACTCATGCGATCGATCGCACCGGCGAGGTCTCCGCCGATGGTCAGGGCGGGGGCGTTGTCCTCGACGCCCATGATGTATAGCTCGGCGGCGCGATGGCTGATTGCTTGGCGCAGGAACGTGTGGCGGCCGGAGGCGGCTCGCAAGGCCCCACGGTGCGCGGCTGCGGCCTTCTCGGCGAGTTCGAGCTTTGTGGTTGCAACGTCGAGGCGTCGGCTGATCACGCTCATCTGCGCGCGCACCGCGGAGATCTTGGTGCGGATCTCGGGGAGGGTGAGCGCGCTCGCGGGCTGGGCGCTTGAAATGCTCGACAGGACCATCGCAAGAACGATGGCCGGCTGTAGTGCCGTCTTTTTTAGTCTCAT includes these proteins:
- a CDS encoding peptidoglycan DD-metalloendopeptidase family protein, which produces MRLKKTALQPAIVLAMVLSSISSAQPASALTLPEIRTKISAVRAQMSVISRRLDVATTKLELAEKAAAAHRGALRAASGRHTFLRQAISHRAAELYIMGVEDNAPALTIGGDLAGAIDRMSYLEQVRMGEQELLEEVQALRARSRVQSAALRSAVKRATAGRNEMSARRKELNAKLAELTKLQALVKKFGARLGARASRSGGRGFLCPVGGPVSVSNDWGDARRGGPHAGNDIRANSGQPVRAAMPARVVDTPTGNWMGLGIIIRDSGGDEWWYAHLSSRSVRVGQSVQMGEFMGRVGCTGNCSGPHLHFEWHPNGGNPVNPYRILSAAC